The following coding sequences are from one Aethina tumida isolate Nest 87 chromosome 2, icAetTumi1.1, whole genome shotgun sequence window:
- the LOC109599595 gene encoding probable serine/threonine-protein kinase cdc7 isoform X3: MHLGTVCVSTVSSRPRTWSSYSNIRAKDVDEIITMNSTEEISRYTEEPANFYSPTLQRRTLGYSYDFPEKDAKKDKKWSIGSLFRRKKRDDSASSSDEEQKKGFLGRRRKKSDGKRKKPPKPIGTFDHVVIQPGQRTSIAFNGHEPYEDTGILSDPTGGFSNYIGRALPKIPVEIGNKENNNVTNNREAAHDMSHSRLSVGSGSADSLNRKSRRELTKARAVARRTLRGDNSSSDEDSQRSNSSLRIRSEENLKQRDSSATRRSRAARTERYLKRHSRDGENPHNYLRIPRSDADNNSNSWRNSDDSNRSPSRSPISPNANKSYVSSNSQSSSITGLSTIPPSHSQYGKYKISNSTSNPSYKPPLSMNEYNSITKKLNESYNNQFNNNQRSVSCEENINKKSSIDIASEILHVQFPIIRPNNRYRNLSLIDPSLINKARQPPAPPPRDPNRLVTATYGENTRPTTYYLDNSRSRSFNVHSNVDMTIPTKKYNSFNLHTNNRSVSEDYLPNPSPHITSRPLSTTPLATKRNQQQNDQFNYLTDKKPRSRKPIFIQSSENVQNDNPEKQSGTQKALDFWKQRDRENLTNMRKSGIKSRSTSPQMFTAQTHVHNQIFLPSVIQKDSTPAPITSSLRVTSPFKPVSPTLRQNECVHKMNQINSAKPEKVEDDSTGKSTNLEDALDELEAIYNSLRLGDEDLLERAEQRERDAVAQKLSQTNLEPYPNWNPNRGHLSDSSYNYEPFDSIDSPRRKKIAKKNRQFDRKADDMAYRKINKDRSHTISDPQSITSRISYLMTSPVHGVNPEIEQLQERQGNEPDITRDDVVYRNVKHANQSLKILDPQPPFGIPVGPITPAANSDYLHAVPDNIERPVYKPRKIPDIVKDDLAFRNLRKDSNKEPALPLLSPEDFKNNNSPLDNKIDYFKKRRAVRSLSANIGSLISKEVIEKAKKRNEPKEDVENEFNSLTDIADAMEIARQVLREKDMKISNTRKAFMSDTDTQYMKNKYKRSDQISENRAKFLNGLKDCSNNTGHDLSGSLSKPKLSREVKESTPIPKSPLEKESDSTNSSLDELLQTLAQEAKETSQRINSELMSFNDVKAVENDTKKQSDLDQKLAEIDSVSEHAKLCEKLLECSMESPELARVNSPVTEKTASPVMIESVANIVLKKDNEKNKVKEVTPESDHDYENLQSEEDLIPTVVNMGDEAEEKCTSPFEEHKAELVASFQELKDNMKDIELPKPIQEITITSKKRETPKDQDKKESSSKTDSVYDNLSDDNNKIEASVTGKL, translated from the exons ACTGTGAGCAGTCGGCCACGCACCTGGTCGTCTTACTCAAACATACGTGCCAAAGATGTTGACGAGATTATCACGATGAACAGTACCGAGGAGATATCCAGATACACTGAAGAACCCGCCAATTTTTACTCGCCGACGCTTCAGCGCAGGACGCTCGGCTACAGCTACGACTTCCCCGAAAAGGATGCGAAGAAAGACAAGAAGTGGTCCATAGGCAGTCTCTTCAGACGGAAGAAGCGCGACGATAGCGCCAGTTCCAGTGATGAGGAGCAGAAGAAAGGATTTTTGGGACGCAGGCGCAAGAAGTCGGATGGTAAAAGAAAAAAGCCGCCGAAACCTATTGGTACGTTTGACCATGTGGTCATCCAGCCAGGCCAAAGGACTTCGATTGCCTTCAATGGGCATGAGCCCTACGAGGATACTGGAATCTTGTCGGATCCCACTGGAGGTTTCTCTAATTATATAGGTAGGGCGTTACCTAAAATACCAGTCGAGATCGGCAacaaggaaaataataatgttaccaATAATAGAGAGGCTGCGCACGACATGAGCCATTCAAGGCTTAGTGTGGGATCTGGTTCGGCTGATAGTTTGAACAGGAAGAGCCGCAGGGAGTTGACCAAAGCCAGGGCAGTTGCTAGGAGAACTTTAAGAGGAGACAACAGCAGCTCTGATGAGGATTCCCAGCGGTCTAATTCATCTTTACGAATTCGCAGTGAGGAAAATCTTAAGCAAAGGGACTCCTCAGCTACCAGAAGGTCCCGGGCAGCTAGAACAGAAAGGTATTTGAAGAGACATTCTAGAGATGGGGAGAATCCGCATAACTATCTTAGAATACCTAGATCGGATGCAGACAACAATTCAAATAGTTGGAGGAATTCTGATGACAGCAATCGTTCGCCTAGTCGGAGTCCAATCTCTCCGAATGCTAACAAGTCGTATGTCAGCTCCAACTCCCAGTCTAGTAGTATTACAGGACTGTCAACTATTCCTCCTAGTCATTCCCAGTatgggaaatataaaattagcaatTCTACCAGTAATCCGTCGTACAAACCTCCATTGTCGATGAATGAATacaacagcattaccaaaaaaCTGAACGAGTCGTACAATAATCAGTTCAACAACAACCAACGTTCCGTATCTTGTGAggaaaatatcaacaaaaaatcTTCAATTGATATAGCCTCAGAAATATTACATGTCCAGTTCCCAATCATAAGACCCAACAACAGGTACAGGAACCTAAGCTTGATCGATCCATCTCTGATAAACAAAGCTAGACAACCACCGGCCCCTCCTCCAAGAGATCCCAACAGACTAGTCACTGCAACATACGGAGAAAATACCAGACCTACAACCTATTACTTGGATAACAGCAGATCGAGATCATTTAATGTTCATTCGAACGTTGACATGACTATTCCTACGAAGAAATACAACTCGTTCAATTTGCATACAAATAACAGATCGGTTTCTGAGGATTACCTGCCCAACCCTTCGCCACATATCACTTCTAGACCACTGTCAACCACACCCTTGGCCACCAAAAGAAACCAGCAGCAGAACGATCAATTTAACTACTTAACTGATAAAAAGCCACGCAGCAGGAAgccaatatttattcagagtAGCGAGAATGTCCAAAATGATAATCCAGAGAAGCAGTCCGGCACTCAAAAGGCGTTAGACTTTTGGAAGCAGCGTGACAGGGAGAACTTGACAAACATGCGCAAGAGCGGAATAAAGTCTCGATCGACAAGTCCTCAAATGTTCACAGCACAAACCCACGTGCacaaccaaatatttttaccCAGTGTAATTCAAAAAGATTCTACTCCGGCCCCAATCACTTCGTCGTTACGTGTAACAAGTCCATTTAAGCCCGTGTCACCCACTTTACGTCAGAATGAATGTGTGCACAAAATGAATCAAATCAATAGTGCCAAACCCGAGAAAGTGGAAGATGATTCGACTGGAAAGTCAACCAACTTGGAGGACGCGCTCGACGAGTTGGAGGCAATTTACAACAGTTTGAGGCTCGGTGATGAGGATTTGTTGGAAAGGGCTGAGCAAAGAGAACGAGATGCGGTGGCACAAAAATTGTCTCAAACCAATTTGGAACCGTATCCGAATTGGAATCCCAACAGAGGTCACTTGAGCGATTCAAGTTACAACTACGAACCGTTCGATTCAATCGACTCACCCAGGCGAAAGAAAATAGCTAAGAAAAACCGACAATTTGACAGAAAAGCCGACGACATGGCTTACAGGAAAATCAACAAAGACCGTTCTCACACCATTAGTGATCCTCAGTCAATAACTTCGAGGATAAGTTACCTTATGACTTCGCCAGTTCACGGAGTCAATCCGGAAATTGAACAGCTTCAAGAGCGTCAAGGCAATGAACCTGATATCACAAGGGACGACGTGGTTTACAGAAACGTGAAGCATGCCAATCAAAGTCTAAAGATTTTGGATCCTCAGCCTCCGTTTGGCATTCCTGTTGGTCCCATAACTCCCGCCGCCAACAGTGATTACTTGCATGCTGTCCCCGACAATATAGAAAGACCAGTTTATAAACCTCGAAAGATTCCCGACATTGTGAAGGACGATTTGGCTTTCCGTAATCTGCGTAAGGACTCCAACAAGGAGCCAGCTTTGCCCCTTTTGTCCCCCGAGGactttaaaaacaacaacagtCCTCTGGACAACAAGATTGACTACTTCAAAAAGCGACGGGCAGTCAGATCTTTGTCGGCCAACATTGGCAGCTTGATTTCCAAAGAGGTGATTGAAAAGGCGAAGAAGAGAAATGAGCCAAAGGAGGATGTGGAGAATGAGTTCAATTCTTTGACTGACATTGCTGATGCTATGGAAATAGCCAGACAAGTTCTCAGAGAAAAGGATATGAAAATCAGCAACACAAGGAAGGCGTTTATGAGTGATACCGATAcacaatatatgaaaaataaatacaaacgaTCGGATCAGATTTCTGAAAATAGGGCGAAATTTCTAAATGGGTTGAAGGATTGTTCTAACAACACTGGACATGATTTAAGCGGTTCCTTAAGCAAGCCAAAATTGTCCAGAGAAGTCAAAGAATCCACTCCTATACCAAAATCACCGTTGGAGAAGGAGTCAGATTCTACAAATTCTTCTTTGGACGAACTTCTACAAACGTTGGCACAAGAAGCTAAAGAAACATCTCAGAGAATTAATAGTGAGTTAATGTCGTTTAATGACGTTAAGGCGGTTGAAAATGACACTAAGAAGCAGAGTGACTTGGATCAAAAGTTAGCAGAAATTGATTCAGTATCTGAACACGCAAAGTTGTGTGAAAAACTGTTGGAATGCAGCATGGAAAGTCCAGAATTGGCTCGTGTCAATTCACCAGTTACTGAGAAAACAGCTTCTCCGGTAATGATAGAATCTGTGGCGAACATTGTTTTAAAGAAAGACAACGAGAAGAATAAAGTGAAGGAGGTCACACCTGAGTCGGATCATGACTATGAAAACTTACAATCAGAGGAAGATCTAATACCAACTGTTGTAAACATGGGTGACGAAGCTGAAGAGAAGTGCACCTCTCCGTTTGAGGAACACAAGGCAGAATTGGTGGCTAGTTTCCAGGAACTGAAGGACAACATGAAAGATATCGAGCTTCCAAAGCCGATACAAGAGATAACAATAACAAGCAAGAAAAGGGAAACACCCAAGGATCAAGACAAAAAAGAGTCGTCTTCTAAGACTGACTCGGTCTACGACAATCTAAGTGACGACAACAACAAAATCGAGGCATCGGTTACAG GTAAACTGTAA
- the LOC109599595 gene encoding probable serine/threonine-protein kinase cdc7 isoform X1 has translation MHLGTVCVSTVSSRPRTWSSYSNIRAKDVDEIITMNSTEEISRYTEEPANFYSPTLQRRTLGYSYDFPEKDAKKDKKWSIGSLFRRKKRDDSASSSDEEQKKGFLGRRRKKSDGKRKKPPKPIGTFDHVVIQPGQRTSIAFNGHEPYEDTGILSDPTGGFSNYIGRALPKIPVEIGNKENNNVTNNREAAHDMSHSRLSVGSGSADSLNRKSRRELTKARAVARRTLRGDNSSSDEDSQRSNSSLRIRSEENLKQRDSSATRRSRAARTERYLKRHSRDGENPHNYLRIPRSDADNNSNSWRNSDDSNRSPSRSPISPNANKSYVSSNSQSSSITGLSTIPPSHSQYGKYKISNSTSNPSYKPPLSMNEYNSITKKLNESYNNQFNNNQRSVSCEENINKKSSIDIASEILHVQFPIIRPNNRYRNLSLIDPSLINKARQPPAPPPRDPNRLVTATYGENTRPTTYYLDNSRSRSFNVHSNVDMTIPTKKYNSFNLHTNNRSVSEDYLPNPSPHITSRPLSTTPLATKRNQQQNDQFNYLTDKKPRSRKPIFIQSSENVQNDNPEKQSGTQKALDFWKQRDRENLTNMRKSGIKSRSTSPQMFTAQTHVHNQIFLPSVIQKDSTPAPITSSLRVTSPFKPVSPTLRQNECVHKMNQINSAKPEKVEDDSTGKSTNLEDALDELEAIYNSLRLGDEDLLERAEQRERDAVAQKLSQTNLEPYPNWNPNRGHLSDSSYNYEPFDSIDSPRRKKIAKKNRQFDRKADDMAYRKINKDRSHTISDPQSITSRISYLMTSPVHGVNPEIEQLQERQGNEPDITRDDVVYRNVKHANQSLKILDPQPPFGIPVGPITPAANSDYLHAVPDNIERPVYKPRKIPDIVKDDLAFRNLRKDSNKEPALPLLSPEDFKNNNSPLDNKIDYFKKRRAVRSLSANIGSLISKEVIEKAKKRNEPKEDVENEFNSLTDIADAMEIARQVLREKDMKISNTRKAFMSDTDTQYMKNKYKRSDQISENRAKFLNGLKDCSNNTGHDLSGSLSKPKLSREVKESTPIPKSPLEKESDSTNSSLDELLQTLAQEAKETSQRINSELMSFNDVKAVENDTKKQSDLDQKLAEIDSVSEHAKLCEKLLECSMESPELARVNSPVTEKTASPVMIESVANIVLKKDNEKNKVKEVTPESDHDYENLQSEEDLIPTVVNMGDEAEEKCTSPFEEHKAELVASFQELKDNMKDIELPKPIQEITITSKKRETPKDQDKKESSSKTDSVYDNLSDDNNKIEASVTGEECVDVLEIVALSNSESNASNPNELTFVSNCEITIAPEPRIESHYLSRTETIDSPSGTLDSLESLKSPRLVLESARLAEANLSIDEDKNDRSRDMPGTSSDGQSDDLRESGRGDGGSKACVWYRDPTKMAIACSYGIACAHQMASLDIVAILGLLFAVISFIAAMFL, from the coding sequence ACTGTGAGCAGTCGGCCACGCACCTGGTCGTCTTACTCAAACATACGTGCCAAAGATGTTGACGAGATTATCACGATGAACAGTACCGAGGAGATATCCAGATACACTGAAGAACCCGCCAATTTTTACTCGCCGACGCTTCAGCGCAGGACGCTCGGCTACAGCTACGACTTCCCCGAAAAGGATGCGAAGAAAGACAAGAAGTGGTCCATAGGCAGTCTCTTCAGACGGAAGAAGCGCGACGATAGCGCCAGTTCCAGTGATGAGGAGCAGAAGAAAGGATTTTTGGGACGCAGGCGCAAGAAGTCGGATGGTAAAAGAAAAAAGCCGCCGAAACCTATTGGTACGTTTGACCATGTGGTCATCCAGCCAGGCCAAAGGACTTCGATTGCCTTCAATGGGCATGAGCCCTACGAGGATACTGGAATCTTGTCGGATCCCACTGGAGGTTTCTCTAATTATATAGGTAGGGCGTTACCTAAAATACCAGTCGAGATCGGCAacaaggaaaataataatgttaccaATAATAGAGAGGCTGCGCACGACATGAGCCATTCAAGGCTTAGTGTGGGATCTGGTTCGGCTGATAGTTTGAACAGGAAGAGCCGCAGGGAGTTGACCAAAGCCAGGGCAGTTGCTAGGAGAACTTTAAGAGGAGACAACAGCAGCTCTGATGAGGATTCCCAGCGGTCTAATTCATCTTTACGAATTCGCAGTGAGGAAAATCTTAAGCAAAGGGACTCCTCAGCTACCAGAAGGTCCCGGGCAGCTAGAACAGAAAGGTATTTGAAGAGACATTCTAGAGATGGGGAGAATCCGCATAACTATCTTAGAATACCTAGATCGGATGCAGACAACAATTCAAATAGTTGGAGGAATTCTGATGACAGCAATCGTTCGCCTAGTCGGAGTCCAATCTCTCCGAATGCTAACAAGTCGTATGTCAGCTCCAACTCCCAGTCTAGTAGTATTACAGGACTGTCAACTATTCCTCCTAGTCATTCCCAGTatgggaaatataaaattagcaatTCTACCAGTAATCCGTCGTACAAACCTCCATTGTCGATGAATGAATacaacagcattaccaaaaaaCTGAACGAGTCGTACAATAATCAGTTCAACAACAACCAACGTTCCGTATCTTGTGAggaaaatatcaacaaaaaatcTTCAATTGATATAGCCTCAGAAATATTACATGTCCAGTTCCCAATCATAAGACCCAACAACAGGTACAGGAACCTAAGCTTGATCGATCCATCTCTGATAAACAAAGCTAGACAACCACCGGCCCCTCCTCCAAGAGATCCCAACAGACTAGTCACTGCAACATACGGAGAAAATACCAGACCTACAACCTATTACTTGGATAACAGCAGATCGAGATCATTTAATGTTCATTCGAACGTTGACATGACTATTCCTACGAAGAAATACAACTCGTTCAATTTGCATACAAATAACAGATCGGTTTCTGAGGATTACCTGCCCAACCCTTCGCCACATATCACTTCTAGACCACTGTCAACCACACCCTTGGCCACCAAAAGAAACCAGCAGCAGAACGATCAATTTAACTACTTAACTGATAAAAAGCCACGCAGCAGGAAgccaatatttattcagagtAGCGAGAATGTCCAAAATGATAATCCAGAGAAGCAGTCCGGCACTCAAAAGGCGTTAGACTTTTGGAAGCAGCGTGACAGGGAGAACTTGACAAACATGCGCAAGAGCGGAATAAAGTCTCGATCGACAAGTCCTCAAATGTTCACAGCACAAACCCACGTGCacaaccaaatatttttaccCAGTGTAATTCAAAAAGATTCTACTCCGGCCCCAATCACTTCGTCGTTACGTGTAACAAGTCCATTTAAGCCCGTGTCACCCACTTTACGTCAGAATGAATGTGTGCACAAAATGAATCAAATCAATAGTGCCAAACCCGAGAAAGTGGAAGATGATTCGACTGGAAAGTCAACCAACTTGGAGGACGCGCTCGACGAGTTGGAGGCAATTTACAACAGTTTGAGGCTCGGTGATGAGGATTTGTTGGAAAGGGCTGAGCAAAGAGAACGAGATGCGGTGGCACAAAAATTGTCTCAAACCAATTTGGAACCGTATCCGAATTGGAATCCCAACAGAGGTCACTTGAGCGATTCAAGTTACAACTACGAACCGTTCGATTCAATCGACTCACCCAGGCGAAAGAAAATAGCTAAGAAAAACCGACAATTTGACAGAAAAGCCGACGACATGGCTTACAGGAAAATCAACAAAGACCGTTCTCACACCATTAGTGATCCTCAGTCAATAACTTCGAGGATAAGTTACCTTATGACTTCGCCAGTTCACGGAGTCAATCCGGAAATTGAACAGCTTCAAGAGCGTCAAGGCAATGAACCTGATATCACAAGGGACGACGTGGTTTACAGAAACGTGAAGCATGCCAATCAAAGTCTAAAGATTTTGGATCCTCAGCCTCCGTTTGGCATTCCTGTTGGTCCCATAACTCCCGCCGCCAACAGTGATTACTTGCATGCTGTCCCCGACAATATAGAAAGACCAGTTTATAAACCTCGAAAGATTCCCGACATTGTGAAGGACGATTTGGCTTTCCGTAATCTGCGTAAGGACTCCAACAAGGAGCCAGCTTTGCCCCTTTTGTCCCCCGAGGactttaaaaacaacaacagtCCTCTGGACAACAAGATTGACTACTTCAAAAAGCGACGGGCAGTCAGATCTTTGTCGGCCAACATTGGCAGCTTGATTTCCAAAGAGGTGATTGAAAAGGCGAAGAAGAGAAATGAGCCAAAGGAGGATGTGGAGAATGAGTTCAATTCTTTGACTGACATTGCTGATGCTATGGAAATAGCCAGACAAGTTCTCAGAGAAAAGGATATGAAAATCAGCAACACAAGGAAGGCGTTTATGAGTGATACCGATAcacaatatatgaaaaataaatacaaacgaTCGGATCAGATTTCTGAAAATAGGGCGAAATTTCTAAATGGGTTGAAGGATTGTTCTAACAACACTGGACATGATTTAAGCGGTTCCTTAAGCAAGCCAAAATTGTCCAGAGAAGTCAAAGAATCCACTCCTATACCAAAATCACCGTTGGAGAAGGAGTCAGATTCTACAAATTCTTCTTTGGACGAACTTCTACAAACGTTGGCACAAGAAGCTAAAGAAACATCTCAGAGAATTAATAGTGAGTTAATGTCGTTTAATGACGTTAAGGCGGTTGAAAATGACACTAAGAAGCAGAGTGACTTGGATCAAAAGTTAGCAGAAATTGATTCAGTATCTGAACACGCAAAGTTGTGTGAAAAACTGTTGGAATGCAGCATGGAAAGTCCAGAATTGGCTCGTGTCAATTCACCAGTTACTGAGAAAACAGCTTCTCCGGTAATGATAGAATCTGTGGCGAACATTGTTTTAAAGAAAGACAACGAGAAGAATAAAGTGAAGGAGGTCACACCTGAGTCGGATCATGACTATGAAAACTTACAATCAGAGGAAGATCTAATACCAACTGTTGTAAACATGGGTGACGAAGCTGAAGAGAAGTGCACCTCTCCGTTTGAGGAACACAAGGCAGAATTGGTGGCTAGTTTCCAGGAACTGAAGGACAACATGAAAGATATCGAGCTTCCAAAGCCGATACAAGAGATAACAATAACAAGCAAGAAAAGGGAAACACCCAAGGATCAAGACAAAAAAGAGTCGTCTTCTAAGACTGACTCGGTCTACGACAATCTAAGTGACGACAACAACAAAATCGAGGCATCGGTTACAGGTGAGGAGTGTGTTGATGTGTTAGAAATTGTGGCTTTGTCAAATAGCGAATCAAACGCATCTAACCCGAATGAACTGACGTTTGTGTCTAATTGCGAAATAACCATCGCACCCGAACCACGAATCGAATCACATTACCTGTCGAGGACCGAAACGATCGACAGTCCCAGCGGAACTTTGGATTCTCTGGAGAGCCTCAAGTCACCGCGACTAGTTTTGGAAAGTGCCCGTTTAGCCGAGGCGAATTTATCAATTGACGAGGACAAGAACGATAGGTCCCGGGATATGCCGGGCACCTCGAGCGACGGCCAGAGCGACGATTTGCGTGAATCGGGACGCGGCGATGGCGGCTCGAAGGCCTGTGTCTGGTACCGGGACCCGACCAAAATGGCCATTGCATGTTCCTACGGCATTGCATGCGCGCATCAGATGGCTTCCCTAGATATTGTTGCTATTTTAGGCCTCCTGTTCGCTGTTATTTCCTTTATTGCCGCCATGTTTCTCTAA